CTGAAATTTGGTGAGACAGCAGactctttctctcctctttgattttttctttttgtcagaaGCTTCTgatcatgttttatgttttttaagatACTGTGCAAGCCTCAAATTTAGAAAGAAAGATGAGCTCACCTGTATTTTTACTTGTGCTAAAGATTATAAAACTGGAAATAAAGGAAATATGTTAGCgggtttaaaatacaaaatgattaactttcctttgttcttttttccccataaTTTCCTTTTCCAATTGGTAGAAAAGTCATATGACTCTGAGTCAGGTGAGGCTCACCGGAAGCAGGTTTGGCTCAACAACCGCAAATTTGTGCTAATGCACAACATCTTGGCAGACCAGGGTTTGAAATCCTACCGCCTTGGGATGACACACTTTGCTGATATGGTATGTGCAAAAAAAGACATATCATTTAGATTTTACCAATTAACCATTTAAGTTGTCATCAGTATTTTTCGATATAATTAGCATGTGatgatacaaaaaacaaaaacaaaaaactttttgcATAAAAACCCATGAACTTTGTTGCTTTTTACCAGGACCATGAAGAGTACAAACAGCTGGTTTCCCAGGGTTGCCTTCACACCTTCAATGTTTCTCTGCCTCAGCGTGGCTCTACCTTCCTTGGCCTGCCTGAAGGTACTGATCTGCCCGACACTGTTGACTGGAGGGATAAGGGATATGTCACTGAAGTCAAGGATCAGAAGCAGTGTGGCTCCTGCTGGGCCTTCAGTACAGTGAGTACATACAATTTTGTGTTCTTTGGAAAAACATTGGGAAACAGAAACTGTTGTCTGGTTTGAAGCTGAATCATCCTTACTGCAGACTGGTGTTCTGGAGGGTCAGCACTTCAGGAAAACAGGAAAGCTGGTGTCtctgagtgagcagcagttaaTGGACTGCTCTCACAGTTTTGGCAACAATGGCTGCAATGGAGGATCAGTGAAGCGGGCCCTTCAGTACATCCAAGCCAATGGAGGAATTGACACTGAGACATCCTACCCTTATAAGGCTAAGGTAAATACATAGcaatgtgtcaaacacaaacacacacctgttTCTTCTGTGATTTAAATCATGAACCTTAAATATATGCAGTATGGTCTTTACCACCTGACTATCATCATATTGTAAATATCAGAATTATAAATGCAAATCAGCTCATTCAGACAGTGGTGTTAATAATGGCCATGCATGAGAGGCTGTACAGTACTGCCAAAACATATGGTAGCTCCAAGCCCTGTAAAACTCACAGCATGAGCTACTTTATTAACTTCTTTCAAAATCTatttttaacatcacagtattTTGGTAAACTCTCTGTTTGCTAATATAAATGTGTCACAACAGTAAAAACTTATAATAGCATATGTTCTCTGTATTAGGGTCAACGATGCCGTTACAAGCCTGATGGTATTGGTGCCAAATGCACTGGCTATGTTCATGTCAAACCCAGTAATGAAGAAACCCTGAAGAAAGCTGTGGCCACTATCGGACCGATATCTGTTGGCATTGATGCTTCTCGTAATTCATTCCAATTCTACCAATCAGGTGCAGatattgaaaaaaatatttgcaaagtgcagagaaacatttttaaattggaAAAGAAATGTGGAATGCTTCATTTGTTCTTTTATTCAGTTTAATTGACATGTATTTGCAGGAGTGTATGATGACCCTGACTGCAGCAAGACAGTATTGGACCATGGTGTGCTGGCTGTGGGTTATGGTACAGAAAATGGACATGACTACTGGCTGATCAAGAACAGGTATTTACTCCCATGTGATGCTCGTATTTTAATTCATGCACTTCACTACTTCTAACATTCACTGAGTGCTGATACAAAGATATGTAAAGGCATCTTATTTATGCAGATCATTATTTCTCTACATGCTTTTGGACTGTTAGTGTAAACACTATTGATTTTTAGCAGCTAAATGTTGTTAAACtgtgtaatttctttttttctgcagctgGGGTCTCAGATGGGGAGACAAGGGATACATTAAGATGAGCAGGAACAAATCCAACCAGTGTGGGATTGCTTCTCAAGCAAGCTACCCTCTGGTCTGAAGAGGTCGGAAGAAACCCATCCTCAGTTTTTCCTTctgattttacagaaaatctGGTTTGCCCAGAATTTATTTCAGTCTTTTTAAGCGAGTTTTGTAACTAAACATAATTTTATTTGTGGTGTTAAGAAGCTCTCTTTTCCTGCAAAGGTGTTTAATGGAATAAATGTATAAGTACAGcaaatacatgtaaaaaaataaataaataaactgtgaAACTGTGCTCTGTTGATCAATCCATCATCCAGGCAGAAATGTTCAGCACCCATGGGATGCATTCCTAGTTTTCTGGAGACTTTTGTGTTCCCCAATAAATAAAGCCAATGTTGTCCAGGTTTAGTTTGTTAAGACGTTTGATATCGCATTACTTACAGAATTTCTATGGTTATTATTGATACATACATACTGTTCTCCACTCCATTATTAAAATAACAATTATTTTAAGGTAACAATATCTTTCAGCATTTAGCTAGCTTAAAATGTGTGTGacaaacatcacatttttcCAGTTTCTTCAGCTGATGGAGACAAACAGATTCTTTGGTGACCTCAAAACTTGATAGATACTCTaaccaaacacttttttaagCTAAGGAAAACCCGAAATAAAGCAAATGATAGTTAGAACAGGTTTATAACACAATGATTATGACTtttcttgaaaaataacaaacgtCACAGGAGTTCTTCTATACATATGAAATTCACAGTGTGTATTAATTATGATTAAATttgttcattaaaaatcataatTACAGATAATAAGCTACCTTTAATTTTGATATTTCTGGTATTTCTGtaataacagaaaatattatttatatacatGCAATCTGTATATATAATTTTCAACACTGAATATTTTCAAGCAGGCCGAACTCTACTGCTGAAGCTTGCACAGACTTCCAGTGACTTTATTCATCAGGAGGTCAATCGGGCGCTTGATGCCAAGGTGGAAAACTGCATCCATGTTTGGATTCTGAGCGCTCTGTTTAACTAGCGATACAGTTCCCAGAGTTGTGTGTCTAATGTTGTCCTTTCTCAGTCATCACTGTGCTG
This is a stretch of genomic DNA from Pelmatolapia mariae isolate MD_Pm_ZW linkage group LG16_19, Pm_UMD_F_2, whole genome shotgun sequence. It encodes these proteins:
- the LOC134646360 gene encoding procathepsin L-like — encoded protein: MKLLLVVSAVLAVSSCASISLEDLEFHAWKLKFEKSYDSESGEAHRKQVWLNNRKFVLMHNILADQGLKSYRLGMTHFADMDHEEYKQLVSQGCLHTFNVSLPQRGSTFLGLPEGTDLPDTVDWRDKGYVTEVKDQKQCGSCWAFSTTGVLEGQHFRKTGKLVSLSEQQLMDCSHSFGNNGCNGGSVKRALQYIQANGGIDTETSYPYKAKGQRCRYKPDGIGAKCTGYVHVKPSNEETLKKAVATIGPISVGIDASRNSFQFYQSGVYDDPDCSKTVLDHGVLAVGYGTENGHDYWLIKNSWGLRWGDKGYIKMSRNKSNQCGIASQASYPLV